The sequence AAGGACGGCTTCAATGATGGCCATACGGACAAAGACACCATTTGTCATTTGTTCTACGATGCGTGATTTAGGAGCTTCTACCAAGTGGTCCGCAATTTCAACGTCACGGTTGACTGGTGCTGGGTGCATCAAGATCGCAGTATCTTTCATACGGTCATAACGTTCTTGTGTCAAACCATGAAGACGGTGGTAGTTTTCTTTAGAGAAGAGTGATTCGTAATCATGACGTTCGTGTTGCACACGCAAGAACATCATCACATCCACTTCTTCAATAACTTCATCGATAGTGACGAAGGTTCCATAGTCTTCAAATTCCGCACTTCTCCATTCGTCTGGACCTGCAAAGTAGAGGGTTGCTCCCAAACGTTTCAAGATTTGCATATTTGATTTTGCCACACGTGAGTGATCCAAGTCCCCAGCGATACAAACTTTCAAGCCATCAAAGTGACCGAATTCTTGGTAAATAGTCATCAAATCAAGCAGGCTTTGGCTTGGGTGTTGACCTGAACCGTCCCCACCATTGA comes from Streptococcus parasanguinis ATCC 15912 and encodes:
- a CDS encoding aspartate carbamoyltransferase catalytic subunit — encoded protein: MSENQIALKNLVSMETLTNEEVMALIKRGIEFKNGAKAAYEDQHIISNLFFEPSTRTHKAFEVAELKLGCDLLDFDVKTSSVNKGETLYDTILTMSALGVDVCVIRHPEVDYYKELVESPTITASIVNGGDGSGQHPSQSLLDLMTIYQEFGHFDGLKVCIAGDLDHSRVAKSNMQILKRLGATLYFAGPDEWRSAEFEDYGTFVTIDEVIEEVDVMMFLRVQHERHDYESLFSKENYHRLHGLTQERYDRMKDTAILMHPAPVNRDVEIADHLVEAPKSRIVEQMTNGVFVRMAIIEAVLKGRGAK